A stretch of Lysinibacillus agricola DNA encodes these proteins:
- a CDS encoding MarR family winged helix-turn-helix transcriptional regulator produces MDQEKQRAITSLFEVVSSIERKWANEWNNHNVLGFSKSHILILDFLSQEGPKRPSAIADRLKVTTGGVTVLTSKLINAGFIEKTQHATDRRASQLKITTDGEDILEESRQQVSEIINNMFGMLSAEEVQTLRDIFSKLLNTDSTRHE; encoded by the coding sequence ATGGATCAAGAAAAACAAAGAGCCATTACCTCATTGTTTGAAGTGGTTTCTTCTATTGAGCGTAAGTGGGCAAACGAGTGGAATAATCATAATGTACTCGGCTTTTCAAAATCCCATATTTTAATTTTAGACTTCTTATCGCAGGAGGGACCAAAGCGCCCTTCTGCCATTGCTGATCGGTTAAAAGTGACGACAGGTGGTGTCACTGTTTTAACAAGTAAGCTTATTAATGCTGGCTTTATTGAAAAAACACAGCATGCGACAGATCGGCGAGCTTCTCAATTGAAAATTACAACGGATGGCGAAGATATTTTAGAAGAATCTCGTCAACAAGTTAGCGAAATTATCAACAATATGTTTGGTATGCTCTCAGCTGAGGAAGTACAAACATTACGTGATATTTTCTCCAAATTACTCAACACTGATTCTACGCGCCATGAATAA
- the spx gene encoding transcriptional regulator Spx encodes MTVTIYSQASCSSSRKALKWLKDHNIEYKEKRITSHPLTLAEFKEILSMTEDGTDEIIATNSNDFKNLNIDIDQLSIQELYAIIQAHPRMLRSPILIDEKRIQVGYNEMDIRRFIPRKVRAYELNAMTRLAQES; translated from the coding sequence ATGACAGTTACAATTTATTCACAAGCGAGCTGTTCTTCATCCAGAAAAGCATTAAAATGGTTAAAAGATCACAATATCGAATATAAAGAAAAACGTATAACTTCACATCCACTTACACTTGCTGAATTTAAAGAAATTTTAAGCATGACAGAAGATGGAACAGACGAAATTATTGCAACTAACTCAAACGATTTTAAAAATCTAAATATTGATATTGATCAGCTCTCTATTCAAGAGTTGTATGCAATAATCCAAGCACATCCAAGAATGCTACGTAGCCCTATCTTAATTGATGAAAAACGTATTCAAGTTGGGTACAATGAGATGGACATCCGTCGTTTTATTCCACGCAAAGTACGTGCTTATGAATTAAATGCAATGACAAGATTGGCACAAGAAAGTTAA
- a CDS encoding ABC-F family ATP-binding cassette domain-containing protein produces MAILTVENLGHSFGDRMLFKDVSFRLVEGDHIGLVGANGVGKSTLMGIITGQAIHDTGKVEWLPGTHYGYLDQHTVLTAGRTMRDALRDAFLPLYKKEEELNEITGKMAEATPEELEVLLEQMAEVQDALDAGDFYSLDMKIDEVARGLGLDAIGLDRDVAALSGGQRTKVLLAKLLLEKPKVLLLDEPTNYLDEEHITWLKNYLKNYPHAFLLISHDTEFMNETVDVIFQLEFSKLTRYTATYEKFLELAEINKRQHIDAYEKQQEFIKKQEDFIAKNKARYSTTGRAKSRSKQLDRLERIDRPETAVKPEFGFKEARSSGRYVVEAENLVIGYDKDKPLLPPLTFAIERGEKIALVGMNGVGKSTLLKTMLGKINPLDGKVIRGDYLYPSYFEQEVKAEKITPIDDVWNAFPSMEQAQVRAALARAGLKTDHITRPLNSLSGGEQAKVRLCKLMMEEANWLLFDEPTNHLDVDAKDELKRAMKEFKGTIVLVSHEPDFYEDLATKVWDVQDWFTSGQQS; encoded by the coding sequence ATGGCAATATTAACAGTTGAAAATTTAGGTCATTCATTCGGTGACCGCATGCTTTTTAAAGATGTCTCCTTTCGTTTAGTTGAAGGTGATCATATTGGTCTTGTAGGTGCAAATGGTGTTGGTAAGTCAACATTAATGGGCATCATTACGGGCCAAGCAATCCACGATACTGGGAAGGTTGAATGGCTTCCAGGAACGCATTATGGTTATTTAGATCAGCATACTGTATTGACAGCTGGCCGAACTATGCGTGATGCATTACGTGACGCTTTCCTTCCTTTATATAAAAAAGAAGAAGAGCTCAATGAAATTACAGGAAAAATGGCTGAAGCAACGCCTGAAGAATTAGAAGTTTTACTAGAGCAAATGGCTGAGGTGCAAGATGCTCTGGATGCAGGTGATTTCTATTCGCTTGATATGAAAATTGATGAGGTTGCACGAGGTCTTGGGCTTGACGCAATCGGCTTAGACCGTGATGTCGCTGCTCTTTCAGGTGGTCAACGTACAAAGGTTTTACTAGCCAAGCTATTACTTGAAAAGCCAAAAGTATTGTTACTAGATGAGCCGACGAACTATCTTGATGAAGAGCATATTACATGGTTGAAAAACTATTTAAAGAACTATCCACACGCTTTCTTATTAATTTCGCATGATACAGAGTTTATGAATGAAACGGTGGATGTTATCTTCCAACTAGAATTTTCAAAATTGACTCGCTATACAGCGACATATGAAAAGTTTTTAGAGCTTGCTGAAATCAATAAACGTCAACATATCGATGCCTATGAAAAACAACAGGAATTCATTAAAAAACAAGAAGATTTTATTGCGAAGAATAAAGCGCGCTACTCAACTACTGGTCGTGCAAAATCTCGCTCCAAGCAGCTTGACCGCTTAGAGCGTATCGACCGTCCTGAAACAGCTGTAAAGCCAGAATTTGGTTTTAAAGAGGCACGTTCTTCTGGTCGTTATGTAGTAGAGGCTGAAAACTTAGTCATTGGATACGACAAGGACAAGCCGTTACTTCCTCCACTTACATTCGCTATTGAACGTGGGGAAAAAATTGCTCTAGTCGGTATGAATGGTGTCGGTAAATCAACATTATTAAAAACGATGCTAGGTAAAATCAATCCGCTAGATGGAAAAGTGATTCGCGGTGACTATCTTTACCCATCTTACTTCGAACAAGAAGTAAAAGCTGAAAAAATTACACCTATTGATGATGTCTGGAATGCCTTCCCTTCTATGGAGCAAGCACAAGTACGTGCAGCATTAGCACGCGCAGGACTAAAAACGGATCATATTACTCGCCCACTTAATTCTTTATCTGGTGGTGAGCAAGCAAAGGTACGTTTATGTAAGCTAATGATGGAAGAAGCAAACTGGCTTCTATTTGACGAACCGACAAACCACTTGGATGTCGATGCAAAAGATGAGCTAAAGCGTGCCATGAAAGAATTTAAAGGCACAATTGTACTAGTAAGCCATGAACCTGACTTCTATGAAGATTTAGCAACAAAAGTTTGGGATGTCCAAGACTGGTTTACTTCTGGACAACAAAGCTAG
- a CDS encoding SE1832 family protein translates to MPSKSDIEYQIKELKMDYMNLQGDIEKLESTGHNDQVANAEQRLANMEAKLAELNKQLAEL, encoded by the coding sequence ATGCCATCAAAAAGTGATATTGAATATCAAATTAAAGAGCTAAAAATGGATTATATGAATTTACAAGGCGACATTGAAAAACTTGAATCGACAGGTCATAATGACCAAGTGGCAAATGCAGAGCAACGCCTTGCGAATATGGAAGCGAAGCTAGCGGAATTAAATAAACAATTAGCAGAGCTTTAA
- a CDS encoding PseG/SpsG family protein: MQNEIQATELKKTIVFIIESCIDKGLYPFERVATLAKLLANEKVFIFVKTPSNDGIQTLMNENLSPILFEHFDELPKQMKGIQPDLIVRDGRNSESWQVQNLRPFCKTIIHFDDLGEGGQACDCVLLALYQEVKDYLPSQYIGGSFNFALPKAYQNFDDRPDNKTPENPPHIVVAFEDGDEHNLTYRTLRHLTQLQIPLQITVMIDDSYRHATDDLQMMVLSRRNTAILRDKNALLKLLPKADVIICNANYTPYKIASYGVPCITLAQTEAELLHAFPREQNGFIHLGLGRKMKQSQIQNAVMEFLLHEARSERAVKKQRQLNLTSNNEALQSLLLDFAYDRHNIAST; this comes from the coding sequence TTGCAAAACGAAATTCAAGCAACGGAACTGAAAAAAACGATTGTTTTCATTATTGAAAGCTGTATTGATAAAGGGCTGTATCCTTTTGAACGGGTTGCAACGCTGGCAAAGCTTCTTGCAAATGAGAAAGTTTTCATATTTGTAAAAACCCCTTCAAATGATGGGATTCAAACTTTAATGAATGAAAATCTCTCGCCGATCTTATTTGAACATTTCGACGAGCTACCAAAGCAAATGAAAGGAATTCAGCCTGATTTAATTGTAAGAGATGGCCGTAACTCTGAAAGCTGGCAAGTACAAAATTTACGACCGTTCTGTAAAACAATCATTCATTTTGATGATCTTGGTGAGGGTGGTCAAGCCTGTGACTGCGTATTGCTAGCACTCTATCAAGAAGTTAAAGACTATTTACCATCTCAATATATTGGTGGTAGCTTCAACTTTGCATTACCAAAAGCTTACCAGAATTTTGATGATAGACCAGACAATAAAACACCTGAAAACCCTCCTCATATCGTTGTTGCTTTTGAGGATGGGGACGAGCATAACTTAACCTACCGTACTCTTCGACACTTAACGCAGCTACAAATTCCACTACAAATTACAGTGATGATTGATGATAGCTATCGACATGCAACAGATGATTTGCAAATGATGGTGCTCAGTCGTCGTAATACTGCCATTCTTCGTGATAAAAACGCACTCCTAAAACTATTGCCAAAAGCGGATGTTATTATTTGTAATGCTAACTATACACCTTATAAAATTGCCTCTTATGGCGTACCTTGTATTACACTTGCACAAACAGAGGCTGAGCTATTACACGCCTTCCCTCGCGAACAGAATGGCTTTATTCACCTTGGACTTGGTCGCAAAATGAAGCAATCACAAATTCAAAATGCTGTAATGGAATTTCTATTACATGAGGCTCGAAGTGAACGAGCTGTAAAAAAACAACGTCAGCTCAATCTTACAAGTAACAATGAAGCACTACAGTCATTACTTTTAGATTTCGCTTACGATCGACACAATATCGCTTCTACTTAG
- a CDS encoding oxidoreductase, whose amino-acid sequence MGMRAAIVVGATGLTGTSLVEQLCENDEYVSVTVIARRKPAFTHPKLEVKIRNLDTLEEKDIEFAHELYCCLGTTIKKAGSREAFEKVDFEYPLAIASLAKKRGIPHMLVITAMGANENSPIYYNRVKGKLEHDLMELGLQRLSIIRPSLLIGEREEFRLGEKAGEKVLKLVKPLLVGPLKRSRAIEASQVAKAMIVIALYGNKQPVTIYQSQELAKLDFPETQDEDVSREKLFNWDKHKLPSSSDEGDKVNQEVVINRDKYKIEETVVDKEVKFQHRRDR is encoded by the coding sequence ATGGGAATGCGCGCAGCGATTGTTGTAGGAGCTACTGGATTAACAGGTACCTCTCTTGTAGAACAATTATGTGAAAATGATGAATATGTTTCAGTTACGGTGATTGCACGAAGAAAGCCAGCATTTACGCATCCAAAGTTAGAAGTAAAAATCCGTAATCTTGATACTTTAGAGGAAAAAGATATCGAATTTGCACATGAACTTTATTGTTGTTTAGGGACAACGATTAAAAAGGCAGGATCTCGTGAGGCATTTGAGAAAGTGGATTTTGAATATCCGCTAGCTATCGCCTCGTTAGCAAAAAAACGAGGAATCCCACATATGCTTGTCATTACAGCAATGGGGGCAAATGAAAATTCTCCAATTTACTATAATCGAGTAAAAGGAAAGCTTGAACATGATCTTATGGAGCTAGGCTTACAAAGACTTTCTATTATTCGCCCATCCTTATTAATTGGGGAGAGGGAGGAGTTTCGCTTAGGTGAAAAGGCGGGAGAGAAAGTTTTAAAGTTAGTAAAGCCATTATTAGTTGGACCATTAAAGCGTTCAAGAGCGATAGAAGCCTCCCAAGTTGCAAAGGCGATGATCGTGATCGCGCTATATGGCAATAAACAGCCTGTGACAATTTATCAATCTCAGGAATTGGCTAAGTTAGATTTTCCTGAAACACAGGATGAAGATGTTTCGCGAGAGAAATTATTTAATTGGGATAAGCACAAATTACCGAGTTCTAGCGATGAAGGAGATAAAGTAAATCAAGAAGTCGTGATTAATCGAGATAAATATAAAATAGAAGAAACCGTTGTAGATAAAGAAGTAAAATTCCAACATCGTAGGGATAGATAA
- a CDS encoding NADPH-dependent FMN reductase — protein MKILLVDGTMFGRKTGAILEQVEQYVKELDASFELEIMHFSQYKHQIVDGSPLNDDMKKMIQKFEEADAYIIATPIFQASIPGVLKNAFDFLHPKTMRYKPVSIVANGGTYQHHLVVENQLKPILDYFRALVTPNYVYTHTSHFDADNNIVDEDVHNRLRELARVFVQYCEMSKTLPKETIDQH, from the coding sequence ATGAAAATTTTACTCGTTGATGGCACAATGTTTGGTCGTAAAACAGGTGCTATTTTAGAGCAAGTGGAGCAATATGTTAAAGAATTAGATGCTAGTTTCGAATTAGAAATTATGCATTTTAGTCAATATAAGCATCAAATTGTAGACGGTTCACCATTAAACGATGATATGAAGAAAATGATTCAAAAATTTGAAGAAGCGGATGCGTATATTATCGCTACACCGATTTTCCAAGCATCAATTCCGGGCGTTTTGAAAAATGCATTTGACTTCTTGCATCCAAAAACAATGCGCTATAAACCAGTATCGATCGTAGCAAATGGTGGCACGTATCAGCACCATTTAGTAGTAGAAAATCAGTTGAAACCAATTTTAGACTACTTTCGTGCACTTGTAACTCCGAACTATGTATACACACACACATCTCATTTTGATGCAGATAATAATATTGTAGACGAAGATGTTCATAATCGTTTACGTGAATTGGCTCGTGTTTTTGTGCAGTACTGTGAAATGAGCAAAACATTGCCGAAAGAAACGATTGATCAACATTAA
- a CDS encoding DEAD/DEAH box helicase, translating into MQDIAILEKQRCSLILTNKAKEAVEECSANEHAFFALQKTFTVYIEKRKAKTPGETFLSIYFNAEQNEKLTDVLAEKTAIMDCVLKVEGLLATNLRFVHMRGPINTNRRLPVALQFVTRPNNGAGIPLDLHKKIRELPIAEERTEYVKKRISSWEGYLKIQERDATIDDIHTEFKQSYFNEDFTRLTIVCPYIKSKEWKKLEGLSVSIQGVRGEIGQVLKANARKQTVEIDLKPFVQDLSRKDQLNLRSKQASFSNFATLSQIRRLRNGFTKLEKGEAVNPNLETILFEKRPTVRTSKLREDIVFHNNLNEYQRRAVLGALSVEDLYVIQGPPGTGKTTVISEICQQNVKAGLKTLVASQSNLAVDNALGRLLSNQEIRILRYGRTESIEEEGKKFIEENVALHWREQTLIAIEEEITAFTQREQELKSSIIKAEEELEKLEAWLEELTKEIAAKEQAAIDEPILQQEIQALKKELKAAKAEQQENEAHKEHYEKQLAQIEPTVKSLEQALADNPSVEQLKLTIEETTQKVEQLEAATQYKELQEQKQHLALQFKDFQLKYEEESNRLRSMKEAEKYIDTLTSYERIQRFLQHYHIRPSYVLSQQISRIQHLEDAKDLEAWATINSRLQKAIAKLEALASDEEKERALAKSRLQPVQSFSLQNLTGVFAQLNKSFEDDQTPSAEQLESFLLGLYMRRDFVWQKGVALKQQQEHKDQEFESLRKGIGGLLHQECAITSFDVQSLQRQLQPYLQHTERLQQLAETFQIDTEPEESVEHLKMLVSQSKSSLQTARQQLEAVEQANTQLLPKRAALQTAQTSLQEIEQQLAQLEESIKEINIAGLKKEKQLTAYTNLLQSTPERTSEEVEEAIASSKTAIEELQRKEQQLPLRKKLQEQWRDKLQNATEYDLDEIRKLYVRHANVIGTTCVASASKEFMENYPTFDVVIIDEVSKATPPELLLPMLKGKKVILVGDHHQLPPLLGDDTLEETLKAMLDESPNFDGAQELKNLLRESLFERLFNNLPQTHKQMLALQYRMHEKIMHSITPFYAKEENGLQCGLPDSDATRDHCLEGQFVKRDDHLLWVDIPTEKPYLEEQVKGGTSRYNEGELQTIRRILTDLNTAVIEAKAEGRMPQDAQKSVGVISFYGEQVKKINRLLQQELQLPHLQFRTGTVDKFQGMEMDVILVSMVRNTPKGGDVGFAKDYRRLNVALSRARELLLLVGSAEMFTKRAKHQDTREMYSNLLETVKSYNGLRDHEGQVM; encoded by the coding sequence ATGCAGGACATCGCTATACTAGAAAAACAACGCTGTAGTCTGATTTTGACTAATAAGGCGAAGGAAGCGGTAGAGGAATGCTCAGCAAATGAGCATGCCTTTTTTGCGTTACAAAAAACATTCACCGTCTACATCGAAAAGCGCAAAGCAAAAACGCCTGGTGAAACGTTTTTATCGATTTATTTTAATGCAGAGCAAAATGAAAAGTTAACCGACGTCCTTGCAGAGAAAACAGCCATTATGGATTGCGTGCTAAAGGTTGAAGGATTGCTAGCTACAAATCTCCGTTTTGTACATATGCGAGGCCCAATCAATACAAATCGACGCCTACCAGTAGCATTACAATTCGTTACAAGACCTAATAATGGAGCAGGGATTCCGCTCGATCTTCATAAAAAAATAAGAGAGCTACCGATAGCTGAGGAGCGCACAGAATATGTGAAAAAGCGTATCTCGAGCTGGGAAGGCTATTTAAAAATTCAAGAACGTGATGCGACTATTGATGATATTCATACAGAGTTTAAGCAAAGCTATTTTAATGAAGATTTTACTAGGCTGACAATTGTCTGCCCTTATATAAAATCGAAGGAATGGAAGAAGCTTGAAGGGTTAAGTGTGAGTATTCAAGGGGTACGCGGTGAAATTGGACAAGTGTTAAAGGCTAATGCAAGGAAGCAGACAGTAGAAATTGACTTAAAACCTTTTGTGCAGGATTTATCACGTAAAGATCAGCTTAACCTTCGTTCTAAGCAAGCAAGCTTTAGTAATTTTGCGACATTGAGTCAAATTAGACGATTACGCAATGGTTTTACAAAGCTAGAAAAGGGTGAGGCGGTTAACCCCAATTTAGAGACAATACTATTTGAAAAACGCCCAACTGTTCGAACATCAAAGCTTCGAGAGGATATTGTTTTTCACAATAATTTAAACGAATATCAAAGACGGGCTGTTTTAGGAGCATTGTCTGTTGAAGATTTGTATGTGATTCAAGGACCTCCTGGCACAGGGAAAACAACCGTTATTTCTGAAATTTGTCAGCAAAATGTCAAGGCGGGCTTAAAAACACTTGTAGCTTCTCAATCAAATCTAGCAGTTGATAATGCATTAGGGCGACTTCTCTCTAATCAAGAAATTCGAATTTTACGCTATGGTAGAACCGAGAGCATTGAAGAAGAAGGTAAAAAATTTATTGAGGAAAATGTTGCGCTTCATTGGCGTGAGCAAACTCTCATAGCGATAGAAGAGGAAATCACAGCCTTTACACAACGTGAGCAAGAACTAAAATCTAGTATTATCAAAGCTGAAGAAGAGCTAGAAAAGCTTGAGGCATGGCTTGAGGAACTAACAAAAGAAATAGCAGCAAAAGAACAGGCCGCAATTGACGAGCCGATTTTACAGCAGGAAATACAAGCGTTAAAAAAAGAATTAAAGGCAGCAAAAGCTGAGCAGCAGGAGAACGAGGCACATAAAGAGCATTACGAAAAACAACTGGCGCAAATCGAGCCTACTGTAAAATCGCTTGAGCAGGCCCTTGCTGATAACCCATCAGTAGAACAGCTAAAACTTACTATAGAAGAAACTACTCAAAAGGTTGAGCAACTGGAAGCAGCTACTCAATATAAGGAGCTGCAAGAGCAAAAGCAGCATCTGGCACTGCAGTTCAAAGATTTCCAATTGAAATATGAAGAGGAAAGTAATCGTCTTCGATCAATGAAGGAAGCTGAAAAATATATCGATACTTTAACGTCCTATGAGCGAATTCAACGATTTTTACAGCACTATCACATTCGCCCATCCTATGTGCTGTCACAGCAAATTAGTCGTATACAGCATTTAGAGGATGCTAAAGATTTAGAGGCATGGGCAACCATCAATTCTCGGCTACAAAAAGCGATCGCAAAGCTTGAGGCATTGGCGTCAGATGAAGAAAAGGAACGTGCTCTTGCTAAAAGTAGATTACAGCCAGTTCAATCGTTTTCGTTGCAAAATCTAACAGGTGTTTTTGCCCAGCTCAATAAATCCTTTGAAGATGATCAAACACCATCTGCCGAGCAACTTGAGAGTTTCTTGCTCGGATTATATATGCGTCGTGATTTTGTCTGGCAAAAAGGTGTAGCTCTCAAACAACAACAAGAGCATAAAGATCAGGAATTTGAGTCATTGCGTAAAGGGATTGGAGGCTTATTACATCAAGAGTGTGCGATTACGAGCTTTGATGTTCAAAGCTTACAGCGACAATTGCAGCCATATTTACAGCATACAGAACGACTTCAGCAGTTAGCTGAGACGTTCCAAATTGATACTGAGCCAGAGGAGTCTGTAGAGCATTTAAAAATGCTTGTATCGCAATCAAAATCTTCTCTTCAAACAGCACGTCAACAGCTTGAGGCGGTTGAACAAGCTAATACACAGCTCCTACCAAAGAGAGCGGCACTTCAAACAGCGCAGACTAGCTTACAAGAAATTGAACAGCAGCTAGCACAATTAGAAGAAAGTATTAAAGAAATTAATATTGCTGGATTGAAGAAGGAGAAGCAGCTCACAGCTTACACAAACCTTCTACAATCAACACCAGAGCGTACTTCAGAGGAAGTAGAGGAAGCAATTGCATCCTCCAAAACAGCGATAGAGGAATTACAGCGCAAGGAACAGCAGCTGCCTCTTCGAAAAAAATTACAAGAGCAATGGCGTGACAAGCTACAAAACGCTACAGAATATGATTTGGATGAAATTCGTAAATTATATGTGCGTCATGCGAATGTTATCGGTACAACATGCGTCGCTTCAGCAAGTAAGGAATTTATGGAAAACTACCCGACATTTGATGTTGTCATTATCGATGAAGTATCAAAGGCAACACCACCAGAGCTACTATTACCGATGCTTAAGGGTAAAAAAGTTATTTTAGTGGGCGATCATCATCAGCTACCTCCACTACTTGGAGATGATACGTTGGAGGAAACGTTAAAGGCGATGCTAGATGAAAGTCCAAACTTTGACGGGGCGCAGGAATTAAAAAATTTACTGCGAGAATCGCTATTTGAACGCTTATTTAATAACTTGCCGCAAACTCATAAGCAAATGCTGGCATTGCAGTACCGAATGCATGAAAAAATTATGCACAGTATTACACCATTTTACGCAAAAGAGGAAAATGGCCTACAATGTGGTTTGCCAGATTCAGATGCAACACGAGACCATTGCTTAGAAGGGCAATTTGTTAAACGTGATGATCATTTGCTATGGGTCGATATTCCAACCGAAAAACCTTATTTAGAGGAGCAAGTAAAGGGCGGAACGAGTCGCTACAATGAGGGTGAATTACAAACTATTCGACGTATTTTAACCGATTTGAATACAGCTGTTATCGAAGCTAAAGCAGAGGGACGCATGCCTCAAGATGCACAAAAAAGCGTTGGGGTTATTAGCTTCTACGGGGAGCAAGTAAAGAAAATTAATCGCCTTCTGCAACAGGAATTACAGCTACCACATCTTCAATTTAGAACTGGGACAGTCGATAAGTTCCAAGGGATGGAGATGGACGTCATATTAGTCAGTATGGTTCGTAACACACCTAAAGGGGGAGACGTTGGCTTTGCAAAAGATTACCGTCGCTTAAACGTTGCCTTATCTCGTGCCCGTGAGCTATTACTACTTGTCGGAAGTGCTGAAATGTTTACCAAACGTGCGAAGCATCAAGATACACGAGAGATGTATAGCAATCTGTTAGAGACAGTGAAATCCTATAATGGCTTACGTGATCATGAAGGACAGGTGATGTAG
- a CDS encoding glycosyltransferase family 2 protein — MFTISLCMIVKNEECIIERCLDSVQHLVDEINIIDTGSTDRTKDIVQSYTSRIFDFTWCDDFAKARNFSFQRATKDFILWLDADDVMTTEHQHKLLQLKQSLYHPNVDAVLMDYYVTLDADGCVETSEKRFRLVKRARNFQWQGAVHEYLDVTGQLYHSDIAVTHLPRKSDIYRNITIYERLKKEGHPFSARETFHYANELKVHQRFLEAINHYHNFLDSTKGSADDQIQACLNLADCYQQLHDSKQATQAILQSLLYDRPRPEICCRIGHFFMEQLKNKEAIYWYSQALQQSIEQTMATHKPAYSTWLPHLQLSLLYNRLRLYENAHQHNEAARKFKPNDQRILDNRKYLLTQLKK; from the coding sequence ATGTTTACGATTAGTTTATGTATGATTGTCAAAAATGAAGAATGTATTATTGAAAGATGCCTAGATTCCGTTCAGCATTTAGTGGATGAAATCAATATTATTGATACGGGCTCAACTGATCGTACAAAAGATATCGTCCAAAGCTATACCTCTCGAATTTTTGACTTTACATGGTGTGATGATTTTGCAAAAGCACGAAACTTTTCCTTTCAGCGAGCTACAAAAGATTTTATTTTATGGCTCGATGCAGATGATGTTATGACGACAGAACATCAGCACAAGCTCCTACAACTTAAGCAATCTCTTTATCATCCTAACGTAGATGCTGTTTTAATGGATTATTATGTAACGCTAGATGCAGATGGCTGCGTAGAAACTAGTGAAAAAAGATTTCGTCTCGTAAAACGTGCACGTAATTTTCAGTGGCAGGGTGCCGTCCATGAGTATTTAGATGTAACAGGCCAGCTCTATCATAGCGATATAGCCGTTACACATTTGCCAAGAAAAAGCGATATTTATCGCAATATTACTATTTATGAGCGTTTAAAGAAAGAAGGGCACCCATTTTCAGCTAGAGAAACTTTTCATTACGCAAATGAGCTTAAAGTTCATCAGCGATTTTTAGAAGCTATTAATCACTATCATAATTTCCTTGATTCCACAAAAGGCTCTGCCGATGATCAAATTCAAGCTTGCTTAAATTTAGCGGATTGCTACCAACAGCTACACGATTCAAAACAAGCAACCCAAGCTATTTTACAATCATTATTATATGATCGACCAAGACCAGAAATATGCTGTCGAATTGGTCATTTTTTTATGGAGCAATTGAAAAATAAAGAGGCTATTTATTGGTATTCACAAGCGTTACAGCAATCTATAGAACAGACAATGGCTACTCATAAGCCCGCTTATTCCACATGGCTTCCACATTTACAGTTAAGTTTGTTATACAATCGTTTGCGTCTCTATGAAAATGCACATCAGCATAATGAGGCAGCACGTAAATTTAAGCCAAATGATCAGCGCATACTAGACAACCGAAAATACTTGTTAACTCAGTTAAAGAAGTAA